A region of Planktomarina temperata RCA23 DNA encodes the following proteins:
- a CDS encoding Gfo/Idh/MocA family protein codes for MSDPIKLGMVGGGNDASIGAVHRIAARLDGEFVLTAGALSSTPEKAMASGKALGLAADRTYPTFLDMAKREARLKDGIEAVAIVTPNHLHYPVAREFIKRGIHVICDKPLTSTLSDAKKMEVAVRKSDALFILSHNYTGYPMIRQAKEMIADDTLGNLRMIQVEYVQDWLTEPAEELGVKQAEWRTDPARSGVGGAIGDIGTHAYNLARFVTGYKLDSLAADLDSFVPGRRLDDNAHVMMRFEGGAKGMLWCSQVAPGNENNLRLRIFGENGGIEWSQEDPNYLWYSPYGAPKQLLTRAGSGAADSANAVSRTPGGHPEGYLEGFANIYTEAAKAIRAVGAAKPIPTDIKLQGIEEGIEGVRFLTACVQSSKRNSAWVSLWQV; via the coding sequence ATGAGTGATCCAATTAAATTAGGAATGGTGGGCGGTGGTAATGATGCATCTATCGGTGCAGTACACCGTATCGCAGCTCGCTTAGATGGTGAATTTGTCCTCACTGCAGGTGCGTTATCATCAACTCCTGAAAAGGCGATGGCATCCGGTAAAGCTTTAGGTCTTGCAGCCGACCGGACCTACCCGACATTTTTGGATATGGCTAAACGCGAAGCCCGACTGAAAGATGGGATCGAAGCTGTCGCAATTGTCACGCCAAATCACTTGCACTATCCAGTGGCCCGAGAATTTATAAAACGAGGTATACACGTTATCTGCGACAAGCCTTTGACGTCAACTCTTTCAGATGCAAAAAAAATGGAGGTCGCCGTCAGGAAGTCAGACGCACTCTTTATTCTGTCACACAATTACACTGGTTACCCAATGATCCGTCAGGCCAAAGAAATGATTGCGGATGACACATTGGGAAATTTGCGGATGATTCAAGTTGAGTATGTTCAGGATTGGCTTACCGAACCTGCAGAAGAGTTGGGAGTAAAGCAGGCGGAATGGCGCACAGATCCTGCTCGCTCAGGAGTTGGAGGAGCGATTGGCGATATAGGGACTCACGCCTACAATTTGGCACGGTTTGTGACCGGATATAAACTAGATAGTTTGGCAGCAGACCTTGATTCTTTTGTGCCTGGAAGGAGACTTGATGACAACGCACATGTAATGATGCGATTTGAAGGCGGAGCAAAGGGAATGTTGTGGTGTAGCCAGGTCGCTCCGGGTAATGAAAATAACCTACGCTTACGTATTTTTGGTGAAAATGGCGGCATAGAGTGGAGCCAGGAAGATCCAAATTATCTTTGGTATTCACCATATGGGGCTCCAAAGCAGCTGTTAACCCGTGCTGGTAGTGGCGCGGCAGACTCTGCAAATGCTGTCAGCCGCACCCCTGGGGGGCATCCCGAAGGGTACTTAGAAGGGTTTGCAAACATTTATACGGAAGCTGCAAAAGCTATAAGAGCGGTGGGTGCTGCAAAACCCATTCCAACGGATATCAAACTGCAAGGTATCGAGGAAGGTATTGAAGGCGTTCGCTTTCTCACCGCATGCGTCCAATCTTCGAAAAGAAATTCTGCCTGGGTTTCACTTTGGCAAGTGTGA
- a CDS encoding amidohydrolase yields MPPIDLTVLRHEFHRMPELGFAEERTKARVAGILEDLGIETHIGAGVVGVHKRGTGNRVIALRADMDALPIHETSSHDYASQTAGVMHACGHDGHMTMLLGAAAALAEEAEFDGTVLFIFQPNEEHGLGARAMITEGLLERFPVEEIYAIHNLPGAPLGQVSTRTGQICSSESLFEILIEGQGGHASMPQVGRDAITIGAEIVQALQTIVSRKLAPGAGVVVSVTEFLTDGQRNVLPGTATLKGDVRARLPADREEVARLMRQLAEGIGAAHGVTVSVNFNTEFIETINAPEPTHAAVSTARSLGLETNGNREPMSFSEDFAHFSTAVPGCFLLLGNGQEGPCGQPLHSDDYDFNDDLLPIGAAFWAQLVRDRLPVTKSKGE; encoded by the coding sequence ATGCCGCCAATTGATTTGACTGTCCTACGCCATGAATTTCATAGAATGCCAGAACTTGGGTTTGCTGAGGAAAGGACGAAAGCACGGGTCGCGGGTATCCTCGAAGATCTGGGAATTGAGACGCATATCGGCGCGGGCGTTGTTGGCGTCCACAAACGCGGAACAGGTAATCGTGTCATTGCTCTGCGGGCTGACATGGACGCGCTGCCGATCCATGAGACAAGCAGCCATGACTATGCGTCACAGACAGCTGGCGTGATGCACGCCTGTGGCCATGACGGCCATATGACAATGCTTTTGGGCGCGGCGGCAGCGCTTGCAGAAGAGGCCGAATTCGACGGTACGGTGCTGTTCATATTCCAGCCTAACGAAGAACACGGATTGGGTGCGCGGGCCATGATCACTGAGGGCCTACTGGAGCGTTTTCCCGTTGAAGAAATCTATGCCATTCACAATCTTCCGGGTGCGCCTTTGGGGCAGGTTTCCACGCGGACCGGTCAAATTTGTTCAAGCGAAAGCCTATTTGAAATATTGATCGAAGGACAAGGTGGTCACGCGTCAATGCCGCAGGTGGGGCGAGATGCTATCACTATAGGGGCAGAGATCGTGCAGGCTTTACAAACCATCGTCTCGCGAAAGCTTGCACCGGGTGCGGGCGTTGTCGTTTCAGTAACGGAATTCCTGACCGATGGGCAACGCAATGTCCTACCAGGTACCGCAACCCTAAAAGGTGATGTGCGCGCACGGTTGCCAGCAGATCGCGAAGAAGTCGCGCGTCTGATGCGCCAGCTTGCGGAAGGTATTGGAGCCGCTCACGGTGTGACTGTGTCCGTAAATTTCAACACAGAGTTTATTGAGACGATCAATGCCCCCGAGCCAACTCACGCTGCTGTAAGCACAGCTCGCTCTTTAGGACTTGAGACAAACGGTAATCGCGAACCCATGAGTTTTTCAGAGGACTTTGCTCATTTCTCGACCGCTGTGCCGGGGTGTTTCTTGCTACTGGGCAACGGGCAAGAGGGGCCTTGTGGCCAGCCGCTGCATTCGGACGATTATGATTTCAATGATGATCTATTGCCAATTGGTGCCGCCTTTTGGGCGCAACTGGTGCGTGACCGTCTACCGGTGACCAAAAGTAAGGGTGAGTAG
- a CDS encoding M24 family metallopeptidase, with translation MFETRMNIFRAEMGEKGLDVALITDDDNVYYLTGYYDYLHMEFGRPTILIVLRDGPSLLITPTIDLNTAQSAARVDKIAAWNDGMGAEWRAEIPAAVKGAALIGIEPDHMPALVRRYVDGLVGARHLISITPILSEMRMIKSTQELQLARHAGLVANAMMDAGRAAIGDRVPEYEIAIATSEAGTRKAAELLTTHYGDVDMSPNTHFLQIMASGETITKTHHRATTRVMRRGEPVFLCFCGMTNFHRFKLGFDRTFWIGEMMDTSQAAVYEVALASQQAALDALRPGVTAESVHAAYAEVIQSAGYAYPFRCGRATGFSFLEAPQLVTGDTTILQPGMVLAVDGSVAVDEFRAQIGDSFIITQDGYEPVTEHPKTIDQLIV, from the coding sequence ATGTTTGAAACCCGTATGAACATTTTTCGCGCCGAAATGGGCGAAAAAGGCCTCGACGTCGCTCTTATTACCGATGATGACAATGTATATTACCTCACAGGCTACTACGACTACTTGCACATGGAATTTGGCCGTCCGACCATACTTATAGTGTTACGCGACGGTCCTAGCCTATTGATCACGCCTACAATTGACCTCAACACGGCTCAATCTGCGGCGCGCGTGGACAAGATTGCGGCGTGGAACGATGGTATGGGGGCGGAATGGCGCGCTGAAATACCTGCTGCGGTAAAAGGGGCGGCGCTTATTGGGATAGAGCCAGATCACATGCCGGCTCTTGTACGCAGATATGTTGATGGACTGGTTGGTGCAAGACATCTCATTTCGATCACACCTATCCTATCTGAGATGCGTATGATCAAATCGACGCAAGAGCTACAGCTTGCCCGCCATGCGGGTCTGGTCGCAAACGCCATGATGGACGCCGGCCGCGCTGCCATTGGGGATCGTGTGCCTGAATACGAAATAGCAATTGCAACGTCGGAAGCAGGCACGCGCAAAGCGGCAGAACTTTTAACCACGCATTATGGCGACGTCGATATGTCGCCGAATACGCATTTCCTGCAAATTATGGCATCCGGCGAGACGATTACTAAAACTCACCACCGTGCCACAACACGTGTTATGCGTCGTGGCGAGCCAGTGTTTCTCTGCTTTTGTGGCATGACGAATTTTCACCGGTTCAAGTTAGGTTTTGACCGAACGTTCTGGATCGGTGAGATGATGGATACGTCTCAAGCTGCTGTTTACGAAGTCGCATTGGCCAGCCAGCAAGCCGCGCTTGATGCGTTACGCCCCGGTGTTACGGCTGAAAGCGTTCACGCAGCTTACGCAGAAGTTATTCAAAGTGCAGGGTACGCGTATCCGTTCCGTTGCGGCCGTGCAACAGGTTTCAGTTTTCTGGAGGCCCCACAATTGGTCACGGGAGATACAACAATCCTTCAGCCAGGTATGGTTCTGGCAGTGGATGGATCTGTAGCAGTTGATGAATTTCGCGCCCAAATTGGTGATAGCTTTATCATCACTCAAGACGGTTATGAGCCAGTTACCGAACACCCGAAGACTATTGACCAACTCATCGTATAA
- a CDS encoding type I restriction-modification system subunit M gives MSEQDFKQTLWKTADKLRAQMDAAEYKHIVLGLIFLKYISDTFVKQQEKIRDSVSDPASELFISEDPSEYQEELEERDYYVQDNVFWVPQEARWEALRAKAKQPDIGSLVDAAMTAIENENTSLRGKLDKRFGRAQLGQGVLGELVDLISTIGFADKYDSSDLLGEVYEYFIGQFASAEGKKGGQFYTPSHVVKTLVAVLSPNSGRVYDPCCGSGGMFVQSEEFVKAHGGRVDDISIYGQESNPTTWRLAAMNLAIRGFAADLGKEPGDTFGRDQFPDLKFDYIMANPPFNISDWGGEKYESDPRWQFGRPPVGNANYAWLQHMLWKLRPGGQAGVVLANGSMSSNTGGEGQIREAMVRGDVVEVMVALPGQLFLNTQIPVCLWFLTNDKTANGRDRRGETLFIDARQLGTMESRVLKVFSDEDIGKIQETVQSWKTGEGYEDVAGFHKSASLEEIEKNGFVLTPGRYVGSSIDEYSDEEFSVKMDKLTQTLSDIKKRSLDLDVEVQTSLTHLGLAHE, from the coding sequence ATGTCCGAACAAGATTTCAAACAAACCCTATGGAAAACTGCTGACAAGCTTCGGGCTCAGATGGATGCTGCCGAATACAAGCACATCGTCTTAGGTCTGATATTCCTGAAATACATTTCTGATACTTTTGTAAAGCAGCAGGAAAAGATCAGAGATTCAGTTTCAGATCCTGCCTCTGAACTGTTCATCAGTGAAGACCCTTCCGAGTACCAAGAGGAACTAGAAGAACGGGACTATTACGTTCAGGACAACGTATTCTGGGTTCCGCAAGAGGCTCGCTGGGAAGCGTTAAGGGCAAAAGCTAAGCAACCAGACATCGGCTCGCTTGTTGATGCAGCTATGACCGCTATTGAAAATGAGAACACCTCTTTGCGGGGGAAATTAGACAAGCGCTTTGGTCGTGCTCAGCTTGGCCAAGGCGTACTAGGAGAACTAGTTGATCTCATTTCTACGATTGGGTTTGCTGATAAATACGATTCCTCCGATCTTCTGGGCGAAGTATACGAATACTTCATCGGCCAGTTTGCTTCTGCAGAAGGCAAGAAAGGCGGTCAGTTCTACACGCCGTCTCATGTCGTGAAGACCCTTGTTGCTGTCCTTTCTCCTAACTCGGGCAGGGTCTATGATCCCTGTTGTGGTTCTGGAGGTATGTTTGTTCAGAGTGAAGAGTTCGTAAAGGCACATGGCGGACGTGTAGACGATATTTCGATATATGGGCAGGAAAGTAATCCTACTACATGGCGATTAGCAGCAATGAACTTGGCCATTCGTGGATTTGCAGCTGATCTTGGCAAAGAGCCTGGCGATACCTTTGGGCGGGATCAATTCCCAGATCTGAAGTTCGATTACATCATGGCTAATCCACCGTTTAACATTTCGGATTGGGGTGGAGAGAAGTACGAGAGTGACCCACGCTGGCAGTTCGGCAGACCCCCAGTCGGTAATGCGAACTACGCATGGCTACAGCATATGCTTTGGAAGCTGCGTCCCGGAGGTCAGGCAGGTGTTGTACTGGCTAATGGATCGATGAGTTCCAACACTGGTGGTGAGGGGCAGATACGAGAGGCGATGGTGCGAGGTGACGTGGTTGAGGTCATGGTCGCATTGCCCGGTCAGTTGTTTCTCAATACCCAGATTCCGGTCTGTTTGTGGTTCTTAACAAATGACAAAACAGCCAATGGGCGGGATCGTCGAGGCGAGACGCTGTTTATCGATGCTCGGCAATTAGGAACTATGGAGAGCCGGGTTCTGAAGGTGTTCTCTGATGAAGACATTGGAAAGATTCAAGAGACGGTGCAGTCGTGGAAGACAGGTGAAGGTTACGAGGACGTTGCAGGGTTCCACAAGTCAGCGTCTTTGGAAGAGATTGAGAAGAACGGCTTTGTATTGACGCCAGGACGGTATGTAGGCTCATCTATTGACGAATATTCGGATGAAGAATTTTCAGTAAAAATGGATAAACTCACTCAAACTTTATCCGACATAAAAAAGAGGTCATTAGATCTTGACGTCGAGGTTCAGACGAGCCTTACGCATCTTGGATTAGCCCATGAATGA
- a CDS encoding restriction endonuclease subunit S — protein MNEWREVTWGDISKLKYGKGLKGYKEKTEGVPVFGTNGQVGFTDSALCESSGVIIGRKGAYRGVHYSSKPFYVIDTAYWLAPGEMVYPKWAYYNLKTVDINGLDSGSAIPSLSRTDFESIPCLLPEIDEQKAIAHILGTLDDKIELNQKMNQTLEEIAKAIFKSWFVDFDPVRAKAEGRPTGLSPEISDLFPDESVDSEIGEIPKGWDVGTLSDVADITMGQSPPGDTYNDYGVGLPFYQGSTDFGFRFPSLRKYCSEPKRLADADDVLISVRAPVGDLNRAKDDCCIGRGLASVRAKNSLQSWVFYRCKFLSQQLEMFNSEGTVFGSINGKDLKGLPTILAPEFLCKAFDEIGKPMDDAVRNRSLEIEVLTELRDILLPKLISGELRIPDAEKFLEAVGI, from the coding sequence ATGAATGAATGGCGTGAGGTAACTTGGGGAGATATTTCTAAACTCAAGTACGGTAAAGGATTGAAGGGCTACAAAGAAAAAACAGAGGGCGTTCCTGTTTTTGGCACAAATGGGCAAGTCGGTTTTACTGATAGTGCATTATGTGAATCCAGTGGCGTGATTATTGGTCGAAAAGGCGCTTATAGAGGCGTTCATTACTCTTCAAAACCATTTTATGTCATTGATACTGCGTATTGGTTAGCACCAGGCGAAATGGTTTACCCAAAGTGGGCTTACTACAACCTCAAGACCGTTGATATCAATGGACTCGATAGCGGTTCAGCAATCCCATCACTATCAAGAACCGATTTTGAAAGTATCCCTTGCTTACTGCCGGAAATCGATGAGCAAAAAGCAATCGCCCACATCCTTGGCACGCTAGACGATAAGATCGAACTTAACCAAAAGATGAACCAAACTCTTGAGGAGATCGCCAAGGCAATCTTCAAGTCATGGTTCGTGGACTTTGATCCTGTGCGAGCAAAGGCAGAGGGTCGCCCCACAGGTCTTTCCCCTGAAATCAGTGACCTGTTTCCTGATGAGTCGGTGGATTCGGAGATTGGGGAGATTCCGAAGGGGTGGGACGTCGGGACACTATCAGATGTCGCTGACATTACCATGGGACAGTCTCCGCCCGGCGATACCTACAACGACTACGGCGTTGGACTTCCGTTTTATCAGGGTAGCACTGATTTTGGATTTAGATTTCCTTCACTGAGAAAATACTGCTCAGAACCCAAACGACTGGCGGATGCGGATGATGTGTTAATTAGTGTTAGGGCACCTGTAGGTGACCTCAATCGTGCAAAAGACGACTGTTGTATCGGGCGAGGGTTGGCGTCAGTGCGAGCTAAAAATTCGCTGCAATCGTGGGTTTTTTACAGATGCAAATTTCTGTCTCAACAATTGGAGATGTTTAATTCTGAGGGCACAGTATTCGGCTCGATTAATGGTAAGGACTTGAAGGGTCTTCCAACCATTCTTGCGCCTGAATTCTTGTGCAAGGCGTTTGATGAAATTGGTAAACCGATGGATGACGCAGTGAGAAACAGAAGTTTGGAAATCGAGGTTCTAACTGAACTCAGAGACATCCTTCTCCCCAAACTCATCTCCGGTGAACTTCGCATCCCTGACGCTGAGAAGTTCCTCGAAGCGGTAGGCATCTGA